The DNA sequence TCCTTAATTATTTCAATAAATTCGTTTCTCATTTCGGAAGTAATAATTTCAGGTTTTACAAATCTACCAATCGGATATTTTAGTTTTCCTAAATCCATTTATTTTTCCAAAGTTAATTTTTCTAAAATTTGTACTTTTTCTTTTTTCTGATACCAATCATTTGCGACGAAAATTATTTCTTCAACATCAAATTTTCCAAATTCATGATTTCTATATTTTTCTAAAATTTGTAAAAACTTTTCTTTATGTTGAATTTCATTTCTAAATCTTACAACTGTTGAATGTGCCGTTTGAATTGCGTATCGTTTATCTAAAGACTGCTCAAGATTTGTTGAAGCAAACTCCTTTCTCAAATTATCTCTTAAAATATTTAGATAATTATTCGATGGAAATCCTTGAACCATAATTGCGGATTGAGTTCCCGTAATTCCGTTAAAATCTATTGAGAAATTTTTAATATTTATTAAACTTTTTTTTATAACTTCTAAATAATCTTCAATTTTTATTTTATCCAAACTAAAATTTTGATAACAAGAAATTACCGACATTACAGTTATGTGAATATCAGAATTTCTATAATAATATTGTTCGGGTTCAATAATTTTTAATTCGCTCACAAATTGCTGAATATTTTGTTTTACAATTTCCGGCGGAACAATAACAAGCGTAATTCCATATCTATTATCTGCTTTGGAAAAAAGTTGATTATCAACTTCTACATTTGAAAATTTTAGTTTGTTTACAAAATCAGAAAAGAGATTGTTATAATGTTCGGTTAATTTCAAATTTCACCTAATGTATTTCTATTTAAAGATGTGATCTTTTTGAAAGATCGTATCTCTAAAGTTTTAAAAAAATATAAAATTCAAAATATTTTGTTAATAATAACTACCGCAATAATTCTAAGTTACTGATTTCAAGATTTCGGTAAAATCTTAAAGTAAAATTTTAATAACATTTATTATAAAAAAGTTTTAAGTTATCAAACAAATTAAGCATAGTTTTTGTCACAAAATTTAAACTTTATGGAAACTATAAGCAAAAGTAAATTATCCCAAGTTATGAATACAACTGTTCTTGTTTCTGCACTTGGGTATTTTGTAGATATTTATGATTTAATACTTTTCGGAATTGTACGCGTTCCAAGCTTAACAGAATTGGGTTATGCTGGAGAAGGTTTAATTAAAAACGGCGTATTTCTTTTAAATATGCAAATGACGGGAATGCTAATCGGCGGAATTTTTTGGGGAATTTACGGCGATAAAAAGGGAAGACTTTCAGTATTATTCGGATCTATTTTTCTTTACTCAATTGCAAATATTGCAAATGCTTTTGTTACGAATATAGAAATGTATGCTTTCTTAAGATTACTTGCGGGAATTGGATTAGCCGGAGAACTTGGCGCGGCGGTAACATTAATTAGCGAAATTTTACCAAAAGAATTACGAGGTTACGGAACTGCAATTGTTGCAACAATCGGCGTTAGCGGAGCAATTGGCGCAGCAATTGTTGCCGAACTTTTTACTTGGCAGACTTCATACATAATCGGCGGAATTCTTGGATTGATTTTATTAGTTATGCGAATTAAAATGTTTGAATCCGGAATGTACAAAACAATTAAAGATTCTCATGTTTCAAAAGGAAATTTTATAAAACTTTTTACTTCTCGCGAAAGATTTTTACGTTATCTGAATTGCATTCTAATTGGATTGCCGATTTGGTACGTGGTTGGCGTGCTTATTACTTTTTCGCCGGAGTTTGGAAAAGTGCTTGGAGCAAAAGGAGATATTTCTGCGGGCAAAGCAATTATGTTTACTTACATCGGATTAATTTTTGGTGATTTTGCAAGCGGATTTTTGAGTCAATATTTAAAGAGCAGAAAAAAAATTATTATGATGTTTATTTTTCTAACATTAGTGTTTATAATAGTTTATCTTTTCTCTTCAAATTTTACCGTAAATTATTTTTACGGATTATGTGTTGCTTTAGGAATTGCAATTGGATATTGGGCTGTTTTTGTAACAATTGCTTCAGAACAATTTGGGACAAATATCAGATCAACAGTTACTACAACGGTGCCTAATTTTATTAGGGGTTCTGTAGTTCCAATTACATTTTTGTTTGAATATTTACGCGGCAATTTCGGAATGATAAACTCCGCATTAATTGTGGGAATTCTAAGTGTAATAATTGCATTCTTTTCGGCATATCATTTAAAAGAAACTTTTGGCAACGATCTTAATTATGTGGAAGATATTTAATTTATGGAAACAATAAAATATTTAATTGATCTTTTTCTTCACTTAGATGTACATCTTAACGAATTAATTTTACAGTATGGAACAGTAACATACCTTATTTTATTTTTAGTAATTTTTGCTGAAACCGGATTAGTTGTTACGCCTTTTCTACCGGGGGATTCGCTACTTTTCGCTGCGGGAACTTTTGCAGCTTTAGGTTCTTTTGATGTTACAATTTTATTTTTAATTCTTACAGTTGCGGCAATTCTTGGAGATACAGTAAATTATTGGATTGGAAAATATATTGGTCCAAAAGTATTTGAAAAAGATTCTCGTTTTATTAAAAAAGAATATTTAGATAGAACGCATAAGTTTTATGAAAAACACGGCGGCAAAACAATTATAATTGCAAGGTTTGTTCCAATAGTTAGAACTTTTGCTCCTTTTGTTGCGGGCGTTGGAGCTATGACATACTCAAAATTTATTTTGTATAATATTGTCGGCGGAATTTTGTGGTGTGCACTTTTTATTTTTGGCGGATATTTTTTCGGAAATCTTCCGGTTGTTAAAAATAATTTTTCTATTGTAATAGTTACAATAATTCTAATTTCTGTTCTTCCGGGAGTTATTGAATATGTAAAGCATAAAAAAAATAATAATAAAAATATTATTTAAGAGAATTAATAATATTGTAGCGAATTTGAAAATCAATTCGCTACTAAGATAAATTCTATTATTATTTTTTTACAATATGGAAATTAAATTCAGGTGTTCCTAAAGCTCCCCACAATCTAATCCAAATTGGAAGAAGCATTTCTGTTCCCCTTGCTGTTGAAATATCTCCCAAATCAATTATATTAACTTTCTTCCAACCGAATGATATTAATAATTGCTCAACTTCTTCCTTAGCAGAATTATCATTTCCACTTATAAATAAATTGTGATCACCAGAAATTATTGATGGATTAATCATTAAATGAGCGGTAAGTGTATTTAAAGTTTTCACAACTTTAGTTTTTGGAAATTCTTTTTGAATTTGCTCACCCAAAGAATCCGAGTTGCAGATTGTTAAAGTTGGCGGCATTCCTTTTGAAAAATCTAAGGGATTGGAAATATCTACTAAAATTTTATTTGCTAAATTTTCTTTACCGCAAAGTATTAATGCATCTAAAGTTCCAGTGCCGCTTGTAGCATTTACAATTAATTCTCCGGATTTAGCTGCATTAGAATAAGTCTCTAATTTAGCAGAATTATTATTTTTGTGCCACTCACTAAAAGGTGGTCTGCCGAAATTATCTTTATTTGTTTTTGATAAAGTGTTATTAACTTCCCTTGTTCCAATAAAAATTTCATGACCAAGTTCTATTAATTTTTCCGAAATTGTTTGTCCGACAACTCCAGTTCCTAAAACTGTTATTTTCATTTTATTTTCCTTTCGTTTACTATAAAAATGATAGTAGCTAATCTAAGTATAGTTTATTATTTTTGCAATAACTGTCAATTTTAACAGTAGGGAAAAAATGATAATTAAAGGGAAAGAATTTGTTATTAATCTTGAAGGACAAATATTTCATTGTGCAATGGATTTAACAATGAAATATATTGGCGGAAAATGGAAAACAATTGTTTTATGGTATTTAAAAAATAAGACTTATCGATTTGGTGAATTGAAAAAACAAATTCCAGATATAACTGAAAAAATGTTGAGCTTGCAGTTAAAATCTCTAGAAGAAGATGGTTTAATTAAAAGAGAAGTTTTTGTGGAAGTACCTTTACGAGTTGAATATTCGTTGACGGAATTTGGGAAAACACTAACTCCGATTTTAAATGAAATTTCAAAATGGGGTAGAAATTTAGGCGAAACGAAAGGTAAAATTGAAGAAGTTAAAACAAAGGAAAAATAATTTATAAAGTTTACTTTATTATAAAATCAACAATACTATCAATTAAACCTTCTTTTAATGGTAATTCCGGATTGGAATAAGTCTGCATATTTTTCTGCAAATCAATTTCACTTTCCTTTAAAACGTGATTCATTCCATCTATAATTTTTAATTCGGAATTTGGATTTGCATTATGCAAAAAATTTGCATCTTCTTCTTTTACTTGTATATCAGTTGTCCCTTGTAAAATTAAAATTGGGATTTTTAGTTTTGCAATTTCTTCTTGCGGATTATACTTAAACCACGAAATTAAATAGGGCTGAAGACTCGGTCGGAAAAGCGAAAAATAATCTTGATCAACGCTATCAATCGTTTTTCCACGTTTTAATATTTCTAAATATTTAATTGATGTTTCATAAAATTCTTTTGGACTATTTGCAAATTGTTTTTTCAAAATAATATTTGCAGTTTCTCCGGCTCCGGCAAGTGAAATAAATTTATCAACATTTTTATTTTGCGATGCAATCATTCCAAG is a window from the Ignavibacteriota bacterium genome containing:
- a CDS encoding MFS transporter yields the protein METISKSKLSQVMNTTVLVSALGYFVDIYDLILFGIVRVPSLTELGYAGEGLIKNGVFLLNMQMTGMLIGGIFWGIYGDKKGRLSVLFGSIFLYSIANIANAFVTNIEMYAFLRLLAGIGLAGELGAAVTLISEILPKELRGYGTAIVATIGVSGAIGAAIVAELFTWQTSYIIGGILGLILLVMRIKMFESGMYKTIKDSHVSKGNFIKLFTSRERFLRYLNCILIGLPIWYVVGVLITFSPEFGKVLGAKGDISAGKAIMFTYIGLIFGDFASGFLSQYLKSRKKIIMMFIFLTLVFIIVYLFSSNFTVNYFYGLCVALGIAIGYWAVFVTIASEQFGTNIRSTVTTTVPNFIRGSVVPITFLFEYLRGNFGMINSALIVGILSVIIAFFSAYHLKETFGNDLNYVEDI
- a CDS encoding alpha/beta hydrolase; the encoded protein is MKNLFLFILIQFSILFAQNEKIVTIETPNCKIEGSLLLPYNTKDIPVALIIAGSGPTDRDGNNSMKKNYSLKMLAYALEENGIASLRYDKRGIGKSIVPNFDESNLRFDNYIDDVKSWIDFLDNDSSFNKIIVIGHSEGSLLGMIASQNKNVDKFISLAGAGETANIILKKQFANSPKEFYETSIKYLEILKRGKTIDSVDQDYFSLFRPSLQPYLISWFKYNPQEEIAKLKIPILILQGTTDIQVKEEDANFLHNANPNSELKIIDGMNHVLKESEIDLQKNMQTYSNPELPLKEGLIDSIVDFIIK
- a CDS encoding DedA family protein, with amino-acid sequence METIKYLIDLFLHLDVHLNELILQYGTVTYLILFLVIFAETGLVVTPFLPGDSLLFAAGTFAALGSFDVTILFLILTVAAILGDTVNYWIGKYIGPKVFEKDSRFIKKEYLDRTHKFYEKHGGKTIIIARFVPIVRTFAPFVAGVGAMTYSKFILYNIVGGILWCALFIFGGYFFGNLPVVKNNFSIVIVTIILISVLPGVIEYVKHKKNNNKNII
- a CDS encoding mutarotase codes for the protein MKLTEHYNNLFSDFVNKLKFSNVEVDNQLFSKADNRYGITLVIVPPEIVKQNIQQFVSELKIIEPEQYYYRNSDIHITVMSVISCYQNFSLDKIKIEDYLEVIKKSLINIKNFSIDFNGITGTQSAIMVQGFPSNNYLNILRDNLRKEFASTNLEQSLDKRYAIQTAHSTVVRFRNEIQHKEKFLQILEKYRNHEFGKFDVEEIIFVANDWYQKKEKVQILEKLTLEK
- a CDS encoding winged helix-turn-helix transcriptional regulator; this encodes MIIKGKEFVINLEGQIFHCAMDLTMKYIGGKWKTIVLWYLKNKTYRFGELKKQIPDITEKMLSLQLKSLEEDGLIKREVFVEVPLRVEYSLTEFGKTLTPILNEISKWGRNLGETKGKIEEVKTKEK
- a CDS encoding NAD(P)-binding domain-containing protein: MKITVLGTGVVGQTISEKLIELGHEIFIGTREVNNTLSKTNKDNFGRPPFSEWHKNNNSAKLETYSNAAKSGELIVNATSGTGTLDALILCGKENLANKILVDISNPLDFSKGMPPTLTICNSDSLGEQIQKEFPKTKVVKTLNTLTAHLMINPSIISGDHNLFISGNDNSAKEEVEQLLISFGWKKVNIIDLGDISTARGTEMLLPIWIRLWGALGTPEFNFHIVKK